In Nitrospira defluvii, the genomic stretch GCACGAGGGAAAACGAATCCGGAAATTGGCTTGATTCTGAATATCAGCCGCCGCACGGTGCACAAACACTTGGAACATATATATGTCAAATTGGGAGCAGAAAACAGGATGGCAGCGGTCGGAATTGCAGTCAACGCTGTCCGATTCTATTCCTATGAGGATCGACGAGCCGGTGGCGCATGATTTATTAACGTGATTGGGAAAAGGGAATTGTGTGGCTGGTGAAAGTTGTACCCACGCACACAGTCTGAATAGGCATTCAAAAGGTTTTGGTCTACCTAACGAGATTCACGAAAAAGTGGAAGACGATCTTTTTCGAGCTATACGTTTTAGCTTTCACAGCTTGATCCCCCCGCTTTAAAATGGCCGATAAAATTGAGGGTAAACAACGGGTTACTAGCGAGGATCTGTCCGAAGAGTGACATGTATTTAAATGGGTTACACTTGCCATGTCCTATATAGGACACGCGTCCTTCCATACCTCGCTGCCTCTCCAATCATACGGCTATCTGCACATTTAGCAGTTTAAAATTAGGAGTATGAGCGGATACTATTTTTATTGTTAATGGAAGGCGGGTTCAGGGCACCAACGGGGTTTTTTGAAAGAGGGACATTCAACCTGGCGCTCTCAATTAGTGTAACCGTGCTGGCCGCGTAGTGATTAGCGCTATTGATAGGGTAAACGCGGATAGAGATGTTCGTATAATCGATCTCCTCACAGGTGAGCAGTACGAAGACATTTGAGCGATGGAAGCAATTTCATTAGCTGGAAGTTTATTCGCCACGGTCGTGGTTATAAGCTTATCCCAACAAACTAGCATTCGTGTACGATCTCATCTCGAAAGCCAGATCCTCATACTCCTCGAGCCTAAGCGCACGATGTGGTTCGGACATTTCGACGACAGTGCCCCCAAAATCAATGCCATAATCATCCACCAAGCCCAAGACTAGCTGTGAGTTAAGGGGCCTCTTTCCCTTGAGGAGTTCGAGCATCCGGCGAATATTATTCTCGTCCTGTTCTTGCTGATTTGGTGCATCTATTACGATAGGAAAGTTAGGAGTATTGCCCCTAGATCTCACCAGCTGAAGAATACTTAGGAAATACGCGAGCAGAGCTCGAGGTTGGTCGCTCCCAGTTTCTTTTATACTCGAATCAATAGCGGCATAGGCTTTTTCCGGCAATGTTCGAACGTTAAGATGCTGCAAATATTGTCGCATCCATGAACGATATTCCTGAACTGTAGCCATCCTTCTTTCTTTGTCATCCAACTTCTTAATAATGGCCTGCAATTCCCGCAGTCGTTCATCGATTTGAGCTATCTGATGCTGCGTATCTTTAAGATCTGACCGCAGCACTGACGATACTTCCTTCTTACCTTCATTTTCGATTAGGGTCTTTAACGTTATCTTTCCCTGCTTCTTGGTTAAGATGCTGTTTACGCTTGCCAATTCCTTACTAGTCTCAGCAAGAGTTAGCCGATGTTGTTCCAGCTTTTTCATTAGATCGGCATGAGCCTGCGAGAGTTGCTGTAGTAAGCCTATGCATCTATCCTGATCCTGCGCAATCGCAAATCTATCTGCTAGGGAATTTGAATAGCCAGCACCGCAGGTCGGACAGTCGATATGATCTTCGTCCAAATCGGCTGCGTATTCATAGTCGGCATCCA encodes the following:
- a CDS encoding AAA family ATPase — translated: MHGFGLDEIILLSHRERRARKVKFHPNVTLIKGQNDTGKSSVIKSIFWAFGANPATVHPLWKQADISSVIRFRTNETRYSLYRYGSHFSLFSHTDELLGSFQSISNELGPHIAELFDFKLMLTEQSGDSKVPPPAFMFLPFYIDQDHGWSKNWASFEKLQQFKNWRQDLVYYHTGIRPNKWYVVNSQKKSLEAEKEKPLDRERILGEVMRSMESRMVNVNFDVDVRSYKREIDRLISKCETLRKLEQKYKSKLIDLESDRIRLEAQRDIVAQARNELDADYEYAADLDEDHIDCPTCGAGYSNSLADRFAIAQDQDRCIGLLQQLSQAHADLMKKLEQHRLTLAETSKELASVNSILTKKQGKITLKTLIENEGKKEVSSVLRSDLKDTQHQIAQIDERLRELQAIIKKLDDKERRMATVQEYRSWMRQYLQHLNVRTLPEKAYAAIDSSIKETGSDQPRALLAYFLSILQLVRSRGNTPNFPIVIDAPNQQEQDENNIRRMLELLKGKRPLNSQLVLGLVDDYGIDFGGTVVEMSEPHRALRLEEYEDLAFEMRSYTNASLLG